Proteins encoded by one window of Prosthecobacter vanneervenii:
- a CDS encoding glycosyltransferase family 2 protein, whose protein sequence is MPLFTVFTPTYNRAHTLHRVFDSLQVQTCRDFEWLVVDDGSTDDTAALMARYENEATFPVRYMREPHRGAFHVHNVALHQAQGQLIIKLDSDDGCLPNALERLQHHWESIPADVRGKFSGVTGLCQDQNGQLVGNRFPADPLDCSAAELEYRHKVRGEKWGFLRLDVLRQFPYPENVSGHYIPESYIWCQVSQRYLTRHVNEELRIYWTDAPSLVHGRVNPRTNAEGHRLMFQMVLDCESVWFFTAPLRIMRAAVQYSRFAFLTGVGVMNQFSMLKSLGGRLLWLSGLPVGFLLWCRDSRRFPQT, encoded by the coding sequence ATGCCACTGTTCACGGTTTTCACCCCCACCTACAACCGCGCTCACACGCTGCATCGGGTTTTTGACAGCCTGCAAGTGCAGACCTGCCGGGATTTTGAGTGGCTGGTGGTGGACGACGGCTCCACGGATGACACCGCAGCCTTGATGGCCCGCTATGAGAACGAGGCCACCTTTCCTGTGCGCTATATGCGTGAGCCGCACCGCGGTGCTTTTCATGTGCACAATGTGGCGCTTCACCAGGCGCAGGGGCAGCTCATCATCAAACTGGACTCGGACGATGGCTGTTTGCCGAATGCACTGGAGCGCCTTCAGCATCACTGGGAAAGCATCCCGGCGGATGTGCGCGGAAAGTTTTCCGGAGTCACAGGACTGTGCCAGGATCAGAACGGCCAGCTCGTCGGCAACCGGTTTCCGGCTGACCCGCTCGACTGCTCGGCGGCCGAGCTTGAATACCGGCACAAGGTCAGGGGGGAGAAGTGGGGCTTTCTGCGGCTGGACGTGCTGCGTCAGTTCCCTTACCCGGAGAATGTTTCCGGGCATTACATTCCCGAGTCCTATATCTGGTGCCAGGTGTCCCAGCGCTACCTGACGCGGCATGTGAACGAAGAGCTGCGCATCTACTGGACTGATGCGCCCTCTCTCGTTCATGGGCGCGTGAATCCACGCACGAATGCCGAAGGGCATCGCCTCATGTTTCAGATGGTGCTGGACTGTGAAAGTGTCTGGTTTTTCACCGCGCCGCTGCGCATCATGCGCGCGGCGGTGCAGTACAGCCGCTTCGCCTTTCTGACCGGAGTCGGTGTCATGAATCAGTTCAGCATGCTGAAATCTCTCGGCGGCCGCCTGCTGTGGCTGTCCGGCTTGCCGGTTGGTTTTCTTCTCTGGTGCCGGGACAGCCGCCGGTTTCCGCAGACTTGA
- a CDS encoding right-handed parallel beta-helix repeat-containing protein gives MNKEYGLFAALLLAPLFSLHAAEHNVGPGGFKTITEGVAALKPGDTLTIMPGEYRETVSATLVGAAKAPITIRAWRAGSVLLRGDLDLKDFKPAPGLRDVFVTEVGRPVESVFEHSTFRTLEPKMSAVEVELSLMSFYQDEKNNLLYVHASDSLPPECHAMGASITNANGLLLTGSKHVIIDGLSFTGFSHRDYDPQQGSRTRWGLMLKDCESCSVRRCTSYLNSGGIHLLGKGRGCVVEDCTAFGNWSRHVDIGNNIVGWGVAGTTFQHNRVEGHMPDAGTSRNDITFYSGGDGCAMLDNLAINASVMIKGDLKDAVQRGNVCVGRKFYRPPGAENIELPSGATPSDAARFADVLNHDYRMVNVFFVSPSGNDENPGTKARPWKTLARAAGACSTVYLMAGEYDEALVAGAKADFRRHGHDRVAVKEVFIRDAPGVRLNGLQVHEKVTVSGSEDLRIEFCTLGSLSIHKSPKLVLAHNWIKGQLTVDESRGGSLISNVVAERRLDAESLVELWEHSNVAGAAVSEILPDDSALIGRGLHGSTIGPFLRLSRTRPLPISKVSVHDVTTTTATLEWSTPTQAAATTLEWGGAKVETPRGSQHSVSLTGLQPGKAYEFRITSRRKDEQRVFALHQPPADKTQAVYEIQTVTTAAEPHTARTLHVPGDFKTINDAANAARAGDTVLIHAGVYEETVRVRSSGDVGAPITFAAAPGEVVWMDGSERFRANAFILPQKHRIILDGLRFRHFRFAPELGPIIHITGGSNHIIRRCFHDGRELEGYVGTFIGATNTHELLVENSVFINGMGEAIGASNCPDLTVRHCVFYNNFIRAMTAHMETPDVLVHFHHNLVCDSIPTKVNNALLRIWHADALRSDHNLFYTRIPGDQRRIVETAYVHGQKVGHEDPATYRGENLLLAEMQTKFRQELNTFTGNPGIGAAPRLVPRNDNDEREWRAVELHREGDSFAPLDFKDFFPGAENPSSKASDGVPVGVVPEALR, from the coding sequence ATGAACAAAGAATACGGACTCTTTGCCGCACTGCTGCTTGCCCCGTTGTTCTCACTGCACGCCGCCGAACACAACGTCGGCCCTGGAGGTTTCAAAACCATAACCGAAGGTGTGGCTGCGCTCAAACCTGGAGACACCCTCACGATCATGCCCGGTGAGTATCGGGAGACGGTGTCTGCCACCCTGGTGGGCGCGGCCAAGGCTCCGATCACAATTCGCGCGTGGCGTGCTGGCAGCGTCTTGTTGCGGGGAGATTTGGACTTGAAGGACTTCAAACCAGCACCGGGGCTGCGGGATGTTTTTGTCACAGAAGTGGGGCGGCCTGTGGAGTCGGTGTTTGAGCACAGCACGTTTCGCACGCTGGAGCCGAAGATGAGCGCGGTGGAGGTGGAGCTTTCATTGATGAGCTTTTACCAGGATGAGAAAAACAACCTGCTTTATGTTCATGCATCGGATTCGCTGCCGCCAGAATGCCATGCCATGGGTGCATCCATCACCAATGCAAACGGGTTGCTGCTCACGGGCTCGAAGCATGTCATCATTGACGGCCTGTCTTTCACCGGCTTCAGCCATCGCGATTATGATCCGCAGCAGGGATCACGCACACGCTGGGGGCTGATGTTGAAGGACTGCGAGAGCTGCAGCGTGCGGCGCTGCACCTCGTATCTAAACAGCGGCGGCATTCACCTGCTCGGCAAAGGCCGGGGCTGTGTGGTGGAGGATTGTACGGCCTTTGGCAACTGGTCGCGGCATGTGGATATCGGGAACAACATCGTCGGCTGGGGCGTGGCGGGCACAACCTTTCAGCACAACCGCGTCGAGGGGCACATGCCTGACGCGGGCACAAGCCGCAACGACATCACCTTTTACAGCGGCGGCGATGGTTGTGCGATGCTCGACAACCTCGCGATCAACGCGAGTGTCATGATCAAAGGTGATCTCAAGGACGCAGTGCAGCGCGGCAACGTGTGCGTAGGTCGCAAGTTCTACCGTCCGCCGGGCGCGGAGAACATCGAGCTGCCCTCCGGAGCCACGCCGTCAGACGCGGCGCGGTTTGCGGATGTGTTGAATCATGATTACCGCATGGTAAATGTCTTCTTTGTTTCACCCAGCGGGAATGATGAGAATCCAGGCACGAAAGCAAGGCCCTGGAAAACGCTTGCACGTGCCGCAGGGGCTTGCAGCACGGTGTATCTGATGGCTGGCGAGTATGATGAGGCGCTCGTTGCCGGTGCGAAGGCTGATTTCCGCAGACATGGTCATGATCGTGTCGCGGTGAAGGAAGTTTTTATCCGAGACGCTCCAGGTGTACGGCTAAACGGGCTTCAGGTTCACGAGAAGGTGACTGTGTCTGGCTCGGAGGACTTGCGGATTGAGTTCTGCACGCTCGGCAGCCTTTCGATCCACAAGTCGCCGAAGCTGGTCCTCGCGCACAATTGGATCAAAGGGCAGCTTACGGTTGATGAATCGCGTGGCGGCAGTTTGATCTCGAACGTCGTCGCGGAGAGGAGGCTGGACGCGGAGTCGCTGGTGGAACTTTGGGAGCACTCGAATGTCGCTGGCGCGGCTGTGAGCGAAATTCTGCCGGATGATTCAGCGCTCATCGGCCGTGGGCTGCATGGCTCGACGATCGGGCCGTTTTTGCGACTTAGTCGTACGCGACCGCTGCCCATCAGCAAGGTCAGCGTGCATGACGTGACGACAACAACCGCCACGCTGGAATGGAGCACGCCCACACAGGCCGCCGCCACGACGCTTGAATGGGGTGGGGCGAAGGTCGAGACACCACGCGGCAGCCAGCACAGCGTGAGCCTGACCGGCTTGCAGCCCGGAAAAGCCTATGAGTTTCGCATCACCTCCCGCCGCAAGGACGAGCAACGGGTGTTTGCCCTGCATCAGCCACCGGCAGACAAAACGCAGGCCGTTTATGAAATACAAACTGTCACCACCGCCGCCGAACCACACACCGCGCGCACGCTGCATGTGCCCGGGGATTTCAAAACGATCAACGACGCTGCGAATGCCGCGCGTGCGGGTGACACCGTGCTTATTCACGCCGGTGTGTATGAGGAAACCGTGCGCGTCCGCAGCAGTGGCGATGTCGGTGCGCCGATCACGTTTGCTGCCGCCCCTGGCGAGGTGGTGTGGATGGATGGCAGCGAGCGCTTCCGTGCAAACGCCTTTATCCTTCCACAAAAACATCGCATCATTCTCGACGGTCTGCGCTTCAGGCACTTCCGTTTTGCGCCGGAGCTGGGGCCGATCATTCACATCACCGGCGGATCGAATCACATCATCCGACGCTGTTTTCACGATGGTCGAGAACTGGAAGGCTACGTGGGAACTTTCATCGGCGCGACGAACACGCACGAGTTGCTGGTGGAAAATTCCGTTTTCATCAACGGAATGGGTGAGGCGATTGGCGCCAGCAACTGCCCTGATCTCACCGTGCGACACTGCGTTTTCTACAACAACTTCATCCGGGCCATGACCGCGCATATGGAAACGCCTGACGTGCTGGTGCATTTTCATCACAACCTCGTCTGCGACAGCATTCCGACGAAGGTTAACAATGCGCTGCTGCGCATCTGGCACGCCGACGCCCTGCGCTCAGATCACAATCTTTTCTACACCCGCATTCCTGGCGACCAACGCCGCATTGTTGAAACTGCGTACGTTCACGGCCAGAAAGTGGGTCATGAAGATCCAGCGACCTATCGTGGAGAGAATCTTCTGCTTGCCGAAATGCAAACCAAGTTCCGACAAGAGCTGAACACATTCACGGGCAATCCAGGCATCGGGGCAGCGCCGCGCCTCGTGCCCCGCAACGACAACGATGAACGTGAGTGGCGCGCGGTGGAACTCCATCGTGAGGGCGACTCGTTTGCGCCGCTTGATTTCAAAGACTTCTTCCCGGGTGCAGAAAATCCGTCGAGCAAGGCGAGCGATGGGGTGCCGGTAGGTGTGGTGCCTGAAGCGCTGAGATGA
- a CDS encoding DUF4838 domain-containing protein — MFVAIAMRHIPLITFLLSPLIIVSAKEPPAPETSELVVMDKGTVVCSLYYEPVAPKSVRLAADEIQRVIRLATGSTLPVITEAKPPMICLGDCAAARAAGVEAETMAEESFRIFTHGRAVFIVGKDTADGRTTHRGGSSRGTLFGAYAFLERVVGARWIMPGELGEIIPHHDRLKVPPLNLMEAPSFASRQLELSDPPLVRQWALRNRVGTQAGDAGALWVDSSHSWNELMPQSIRDSHPDWAAVNPYPEKPNYKFCTRNPEAAGAFAKSLLQEFDANPSRFMMSASPSDGQSFCHCDRCKAHITLNSHGKESTTRNLLDFYNDVAGQVSKAHPGRMIGALVYGANEYPPSETLQLDKHLFVEWAPLDVYGLGLYKEAYRAEFDQLAERWHRTAPNLGYSNYLHWHRSRGCAPLAPAPELMKVEFAALKKHGIESVREAVESNWAYAGPNNWLLARLMWKADADVDAMYREWLMLAYAEGGEAMGRVYALIDDAFRKFKQQVEPFHYSAGQYDIDKPKIQKIYLPLLPQIHRLCQEALAKANDRRAKQRIGLFVDNMRFFHRELRRAGYVRADEDLGFALTDEEFERLANSSETPGAPPARYFMHKAQPLPPSE; from the coding sequence ATGTTTGTTGCGATTGCCATGAGACATATTCCCCTCATCACCTTTCTGCTTTCGCCGTTGATTATTGTGAGCGCAAAAGAGCCACCGGCACCTGAAACGAGTGAGCTGGTGGTCATGGATAAAGGGACAGTGGTGTGTTCTCTCTACTATGAACCTGTGGCGCCGAAATCTGTCCGTCTGGCGGCGGATGAAATCCAGCGGGTGATCAGACTGGCGACGGGCAGCACCCTGCCGGTGATCACCGAAGCCAAGCCGCCGATGATCTGCCTGGGGGACTGTGCTGCGGCGCGTGCGGCGGGCGTGGAGGCCGAGACGATGGCTGAGGAGTCTTTCCGAATCTTCACGCATGGACGCGCGGTATTCATCGTGGGAAAAGACACGGCGGATGGCCGGACCACACACCGTGGCGGGTCTAGCAGGGGCACCTTGTTTGGCGCGTATGCGTTTCTTGAGCGTGTCGTCGGGGCGCGCTGGATCATGCCGGGGGAACTGGGGGAAATCATCCCTCATCATGACCGCCTGAAAGTGCCGCCTCTGAATCTCATGGAGGCGCCTTCTTTTGCTTCACGACAGCTGGAATTGAGCGATCCGCCTTTGGTTCGACAATGGGCGCTGCGCAACCGCGTGGGTACTCAAGCAGGCGATGCAGGGGCATTGTGGGTGGACTCAAGCCATTCATGGAATGAACTGATGCCGCAGAGCATCAGAGATTCGCATCCCGACTGGGCTGCCGTGAATCCGTATCCGGAGAAGCCCAATTACAAGTTCTGCACACGCAACCCAGAGGCCGCGGGCGCCTTCGCGAAGAGCCTTCTTCAGGAGTTCGACGCGAATCCATCGCGCTTCATGATGAGCGCATCTCCCTCGGACGGACAGAGCTTCTGCCATTGCGACCGCTGCAAAGCGCACATCACGCTCAACTCCCATGGCAAAGAATCGACGACGCGCAATCTGCTCGATTTCTACAATGATGTGGCGGGTCAGGTTTCCAAGGCGCATCCAGGCAGAATGATCGGCGCGCTCGTGTATGGCGCGAACGAGTATCCGCCCTCTGAGACACTGCAGCTGGACAAGCACTTGTTCGTCGAGTGGGCTCCTCTGGATGTTTATGGACTCGGACTCTACAAGGAGGCATACCGTGCTGAGTTTGATCAACTCGCCGAGAGATGGCATCGGACCGCTCCGAACCTCGGCTACTCGAACTATCTGCACTGGCATCGCTCCCGCGGCTGCGCACCGCTGGCACCGGCGCCAGAGCTGATGAAGGTGGAGTTTGCAGCGCTGAAGAAGCACGGCATTGAAAGCGTGCGCGAGGCCGTGGAGTCAAACTGGGCTTACGCAGGACCGAACAACTGGCTGCTCGCGCGCCTGATGTGGAAGGCGGATGCCGACGTGGACGCGATGTATCGCGAGTGGCTGATGCTCGCCTACGCTGAAGGAGGCGAAGCCATGGGGCGTGTCTATGCACTCATTGATGATGCGTTTCGGAAATTCAAACAGCAGGTCGAACCGTTTCATTACTCCGCCGGTCAATACGACATCGACAAACCGAAGATCCAGAAGATCTACCTGCCGCTGCTGCCGCAAATTCACAGGCTGTGTCAGGAGGCGCTCGCAAAGGCGAATGATCGGCGGGCAAAGCAGCGCATCGGCTTATTCGTGGACAACATGAGGTTCTTTCACCGTGAGCTGCGTCGTGCTGGCTATGTGCGTGCTGATGAGGATCTGGGGTTCGCTTTGACGGACGAGGAGTTCGAAAGACTCGCAAACAGCTCCGAAACTCCAGGGGCGCCTCCGGCAAGATATTTCATGCACAAAGCACAGCCTCTGCCGCCATCCGAGTAA
- a CDS encoding KamA family radical SAM protein, whose translation MHHLPPLPEKEFRSYAPGYWSSKNVSASDWNSATWQLKNRITTLAQLEEHLALTEEERAGVLLSGNKLAMAITPHYFNLIDPEDPNCPIRRQVVPRIEESWEDPDEMSDPCGEDSHMPVPGLVHRYPDRVLFLVTDRCASYCRYCTRSRVVSGVGEQELHTEFEAAFRYLERHTEVRDVLLSGGDALLFSDAKLDAILTRLRSIKHIEFVRIGSRVPIFVPQRITPELCKMLQKHHPLWLSIHTNHPRELTTEVRDALALLANHGVPLGNQSVLLRGVNDNAEVMKSLVHKLLMCRVRPYYLYQCDLIQGSSHLRTSVADGIDIIEQLRGHTTGYAVPQFVIDAPGGGGKVPLNPDYVLVRDEQRVVIRNYEGKTFEYPEPALVRR comes from the coding sequence ATGCATCATCTCCCCCCGCTGCCTGAGAAGGAGTTCCGCTCCTACGCTCCCGGCTATTGGTCCTCCAAAAATGTTTCAGCCTCTGATTGGAACAGCGCCACCTGGCAGCTCAAGAACCGGATCACCACACTCGCCCAGCTCGAAGAGCACCTGGCATTGACCGAAGAAGAGCGCGCCGGCGTGCTGCTTTCAGGAAACAAGCTGGCGATGGCCATCACGCCTCACTACTTCAACCTCATTGACCCGGAAGACCCAAACTGCCCCATCCGCCGGCAGGTAGTCCCCCGCATCGAAGAATCCTGGGAGGATCCCGATGAAATGAGCGACCCCTGTGGTGAAGACAGCCACATGCCGGTGCCCGGACTGGTGCACCGCTACCCGGACCGCGTGCTCTTTCTGGTGACGGACCGCTGCGCCAGCTACTGCCGCTACTGCACCCGCAGCAGAGTCGTCTCCGGTGTGGGAGAACAGGAGCTGCACACGGAATTTGAGGCGGCCTTTCGCTACCTGGAGCGCCACACGGAAGTGCGCGATGTGCTGCTCTCCGGCGGCGATGCCCTGCTCTTCTCCGACGCCAAGCTCGACGCCATTCTGACCCGCCTGCGCAGCATCAAGCACATCGAATTTGTCCGCATCGGCAGCCGCGTGCCCATCTTTGTACCCCAGCGTATCACGCCCGAGTTGTGCAAGATGCTGCAAAAGCACCACCCGCTCTGGCTCAGCATCCACACCAACCACCCTCGTGAACTCACCACTGAGGTGCGCGACGCCCTGGCCCTGCTGGCCAACCACGGCGTCCCCCTCGGCAACCAGAGCGTGCTGCTGCGTGGTGTGAACGACAATGCGGAGGTGATGAAGAGCCTGGTGCACAAGCTGCTGATGTGCCGCGTGCGGCCTTACTATCTCTACCAGTGCGACCTGATCCAGGGCAGCTCCCACCTGCGCACCAGCGTGGCTGACGGCATCGACATCATCGAGCAGCTCCGCGGCCACACCACCGGCTACGCCGTCCCCCAGTTCGTCATCGACGCCCCCGGCGGCGGTGGCAAAGTCCCGCTCAATCCCGACTACGTGTTGGTGCGCGACGAGCAGCGCGTCGTCATTCGCAACTACGAGGGCAAGACCTTTGAGTATCCTGAGCCAGCCTTGGTAAGGCGTTGA
- a CDS encoding sugar transferase: MNATNPNSSILGNAAVFHALEARRAWRVKEQISPHFWVLVSILGDLVVAVLAAYAAFVLRFHTVLREFGNFDEMSFRQYSGHMALGSLTLILVLGWQDIYHKNVLLRTRWISSKIAKGVLVWTAGFLAMTLALKLQPSISRVYVGLNGATALLFLLGWRAFFMSCLRAPGRIEALQQRTLFVGWNDEAVSLLKTMKRDQAGSFDIMGWVRTGSPEDSQPEDAGVPCLGDLSEVEHLVATHAVDMVVVADLHGPREQMIALANLCEREMIQFKVIPSYFRVFVSGLTLETIAGTPVLGVTRLPLDDTLNVILKRAVDIIGGTVGLVLSAPIIAVFSTLVWLESKGSVFYHQRRWGCNGVPFNIIKIRSMKKDAEAAKGAQWCVKDDPRRLKVGAFMRKWNIDELPQFWNVLKGEMSLVGPRPERPELIDSFKHQIPHYNARHHSKPGMTGWAQVNGLRGDTDLGERIQCDLWYLENWSLWLDFQIMLLTFFKRDNAY; this comes from the coding sequence ATGAATGCAACCAACCCAAATTCTAGCATTTTAGGAAACGCCGCAGTTTTTCATGCCTTGGAAGCTAGGCGTGCCTGGCGGGTCAAAGAGCAGATTTCGCCTCATTTCTGGGTTCTCGTTAGCATTCTGGGCGATCTCGTGGTGGCAGTTTTGGCGGCTTACGCAGCTTTTGTGCTTCGCTTCCATACGGTGCTGCGGGAATTCGGTAACTTCGACGAAATGTCCTTCCGTCAGTACAGCGGCCACATGGCGCTGGGCAGCCTGACGCTCATCCTGGTGCTCGGCTGGCAGGATATTTACCACAAAAACGTCCTCCTTCGCACCCGCTGGATCTCTTCCAAGATCGCCAAAGGCGTTCTCGTCTGGACAGCCGGATTCCTGGCCATGACGCTCGCCCTCAAGCTGCAGCCCAGCATCTCCCGCGTCTATGTGGGTCTCAATGGTGCCACCGCTCTCTTGTTCCTTCTGGGCTGGCGAGCCTTTTTCATGTCCTGTCTGCGTGCCCCGGGCCGCATCGAGGCCCTTCAGCAGCGCACTCTGTTTGTCGGCTGGAATGATGAGGCAGTGAGCCTCCTCAAGACCATGAAGCGGGATCAGGCTGGCTCTTTCGACATCATGGGCTGGGTCAGGACCGGCAGTCCGGAAGACAGTCAGCCTGAGGATGCTGGTGTGCCCTGCCTGGGAGATCTCAGCGAGGTGGAGCACCTCGTGGCCACGCACGCCGTGGACATGGTGGTCGTCGCCGACCTGCATGGCCCGCGTGAGCAGATGATCGCATTGGCCAACCTTTGCGAACGCGAAATGATCCAGTTCAAGGTCATTCCTTCCTATTTCCGCGTGTTTGTGTCCGGACTTACGCTGGAAACCATCGCCGGGACCCCGGTGCTGGGCGTCACTCGCCTGCCGCTGGACGACACCCTCAATGTCATCCTCAAGCGTGCGGTGGACATCATTGGTGGCACCGTTGGGCTGGTGCTCAGCGCTCCGATCATCGCAGTGTTCAGCACCCTCGTCTGGCTGGAATCCAAGGGCTCTGTTTTCTATCATCAGCGCCGCTGGGGCTGCAACGGTGTGCCCTTCAACATCATCAAGATCCGCTCCATGAAAAAGGACGCCGAGGCCGCCAAAGGCGCGCAGTGGTGCGTCAAAGACGACCCGCGCCGCCTCAAGGTGGGTGCCTTCATGCGGAAGTGGAACATCGATGAACTTCCTCAGTTCTGGAACGTGCTGAAGGGTGAGATGAGCCTCGTGGGCCCACGCCCGGAGCGCCCTGAGCTTATCGACAGCTTCAAGCACCAGATCCCTCACTACAATGCCCGCCACCACTCCAAGCCCGGGATGACCGGCTGGGCTCAGGTCAATGGCCTCCGCGGAGACACTGATCTCGGCGAGCGCATCCAGTGCGACCTCTGGTACCTGGAAAACTGGAGCCTCTGGCTCGATTTCCAGATCATGCTGCTGACCTTCTTCAAGCGGGATAATGCCTACTGA
- a CDS encoding B12-binding domain-containing radical SAM protein produces the protein MPDIVLATLNAKYIHSSFGLRYLLANLGPLQQRACIAEFQINQAPLEIVEAVLAHEPRLVGFGVYIWNVVETTAVLGMLRRLRPDIRIILGGPEVSFEWEGQPIVALADHVITGEADLKFAEVCGVLLGEDAEAVASLPKVIPAGLPSLERVALPYDLYTESDLAHRILYVEASRGCPFTCEFCLSSLDVPVRAFALDTFLQAMQGLLDRGALTFKFVDRTFNLHLPTSTAILRFFLERWREGMFLHFEMVPDRLPEQLRDLIRQFPPGAVQFEVGIQTFDEDTSKNISRRQNLTRLEDNLHFLREQTGIHVHADLIVGLPGEDVASFGRGFDRLVKMGPQEIQVGILKRLRGTPIVRHDAEYGMKYAPTPPYEILENRDIPFAEMQRMRRFARYWDLVANSGNFSATLGLLWQQGDSPFQCFLAFADSLYARLKRTHQIALPVLAQELFHHLTQVCGVPPDVAAATLMQDWNRVPGRESLRLGGAQSSDRAAGRHGTASSRQARHVTT, from the coding sequence GTGCCAGACATCGTCCTCGCCACGCTCAATGCCAAATACATCCACAGCTCCTTTGGGCTGCGCTATCTGCTGGCAAATCTGGGGCCGCTCCAGCAGCGGGCGTGCATCGCGGAATTTCAGATCAACCAGGCGCCGCTGGAGATCGTGGAGGCGGTGCTGGCGCACGAGCCGCGCCTTGTGGGCTTTGGTGTTTATATCTGGAACGTGGTGGAGACGACTGCAGTGTTGGGAATGCTGCGGAGACTGCGGCCGGACATCCGCATCATCCTGGGTGGACCGGAGGTGTCCTTTGAGTGGGAGGGGCAGCCGATCGTGGCGCTGGCGGATCACGTGATTACCGGAGAGGCCGATCTGAAATTTGCCGAAGTCTGCGGCGTGCTGCTGGGAGAGGATGCAGAAGCGGTAGCTTCCCTGCCTAAAGTCATACCTGCAGGGCTGCCTTCCTTGGAGCGGGTGGCGCTGCCGTATGATCTCTACACGGAGTCAGATCTGGCACATCGCATCCTCTATGTGGAGGCCTCTCGTGGCTGCCCGTTCACCTGTGAGTTCTGCCTCTCGTCTCTGGACGTCCCAGTGCGCGCTTTTGCGCTGGATACTTTTTTGCAGGCCATGCAGGGACTTCTGGATCGCGGTGCCCTGACCTTCAAGTTTGTGGACCGCACCTTCAATCTCCACCTGCCTACCAGCACGGCCATCCTGCGTTTCTTTTTGGAGCGCTGGCGGGAGGGGATGTTCCTGCACTTTGAGATGGTGCCTGACCGCCTGCCGGAGCAGCTGCGCGATCTCATCCGGCAGTTTCCGCCGGGGGCGGTGCAGTTTGAGGTGGGCATCCAGACTTTTGATGAGGACACCTCCAAGAACATCAGCCGCAGGCAGAATCTGACGCGGCTGGAAGACAATTTGCACTTTCTGCGCGAGCAGACCGGCATCCACGTGCATGCCGATCTCATCGTGGGATTGCCGGGCGAGGACGTGGCCAGCTTTGGGCGTGGTTTTGACCGGCTGGTGAAGATGGGGCCGCAGGAGATTCAGGTGGGTATTCTCAAGAGGCTGCGTGGCACACCCATCGTGCGGCACGATGCCGAATATGGGATGAAGTATGCGCCCACGCCGCCCTATGAGATTCTCGAAAACCGGGACATTCCGTTTGCGGAGATGCAGCGCATGAGGCGCTTTGCGCGCTACTGGGATCTGGTGGCCAACAGCGGCAACTTCTCCGCCACACTGGGGCTGCTGTGGCAGCAGGGCGACTCTCCGTTTCAGTGTTTCTTGGCGTTTGCCGACAGCCTTTATGCCAGGCTGAAGCGCACGCACCAGATTGCGCTGCCAGTGCTGGCCCAGGAATTATTTCACCACCTGACGCAGGTCTGCGGCGTGCCGCCCGATGTGGCCGCCGCCACCCTGATGCAGGACTGGAACCGCGTGCCCGGCCGAGAGTCCCTGCGCCTTGGGGGCGCGCAGTCTTCAGACCGTGCTGCTGGCAGGCATGGCACGGCCAGCAGCAGGCAGGCGCGGCATGTGACGACCTGA